A stretch of the Capsicum annuum cultivar UCD-10X-F1 chromosome 10, UCD10Xv1.1, whole genome shotgun sequence genome encodes the following:
- the LOC107843867 gene encoding AUGMIN subunit 1 isoform X1 — protein sequence MSDIVGGADLSGSVSVTAESSKATGFDANRIAEVKAWLTSQFDAAGKDVPDFEYTPRSINELHKIATLSQAKTQAAVIVANDHRQKAAEYRSQAARIREILESVGLAQESLPSNVVSSAHVLAKVANLLDVRDTELSSLLVAVADLSLRKTAVEEKRAKVQQESKVLLEYTRKAIARLTYLKRTLSQLEDDIAPCEAQMENWKTNLAIMESKERQYLQEYGYYKAVLNRVGYTPEISHGVLVEMAEHKKDLGKKTKPILDTLRSYQDLPPDKALAALAIEDKKRQYAAAEKYLEDVLQSALASSE from the exons atgagTGATATAGTGGGGGGAGCTGATCTGTCAGGTTCTGTTTCGGTAACAGCAGAATCATCAAAAGCCACTGGATTCGATGCAAATCGAATTGCTGAAGTGAAAGCTTGGCTTACATCCCAGTTTGATGCTGCGGGTAAAGATGTCCCTGATTTTGAGTACACTCCTCGAAGCATCAATGAATTACACAAAATTGCCACTCTATCGCAAGCCAAAACTCAAGCTGCTGTTATTGTTGCCAATGATCACCGTCAAAAAGCAGCTGAGTACAGGTCCCAAG CTGCTAGGATAAGAGAGATACTGGAGAGCGTAGGATTGGCGCAAGAAAGTTTACCATCTAATGTGGTTTCATCAGCACATGTTCTTGCAAAGGTTGCAAATTTGTTGGATGTTAGAGATACTGAATTAAGTAG TTTACTTGTTGCAGTGGCAGATCTTTCTCTACGGAAAACAGCAGTAGAAGAGAAGAGAGCTAAAGTGCAGCAGGAATCAAAAGTTCTTCTTGAGTACACTCGAAAGGCTATAGCAAGATTGACTTATTTGAAAAG AACCCTTTCACAGCTTGAAGATGATATTGCTCCATGTGAAGCACAAATGGAGAACTGGAAAACAAACTTGGCAATTATGGAGTCAAAAGAGCGGCAGTACTTGCAAGAGTATGGTTATTATAAG GCTGTACTTAATCGCGTTGGTTACACCCCAGAGATTAGTCACGGGGTATTGGTTGAGATGGCAGAGCATAAGAAGGATTTGGGGAAGAAAACAAAACCAATTCTTGATACTCTGAGAAGCTACCAAGACTTGCCTCCT GATAAAGCTTTGGCTGCATTGGCCATCGAGGACAAGAAAAGGCAGTATGCTGCTGCTGAGAAGTATCTTGAAGATGTGTTGCAGTCTGCTCTTGCCTCCTCAGAGTGA
- the LOC107843866 gene encoding protein NLP7 encodes MPTNKKIMHNHKANTKSSITIKNRGSTRRMTTIQGGSLGPYHLRKPELKLAVEFKTTAPDMFVDQATEQLQIQEFEESQYPATMESPINLYNLDCYFNLPPSPPFSDLLLSPLWNSSDCNDTGNSVGSAIRRITDDLHFSGDSESYPDGSPGDFGKSLKMSPCSIKERICEALRYIDSMGEVILIQFWAPVKVNSQFVLATSGQPFVGGDSTIAILQYRMISLMYAFSVDGTDDGCIGLPGRVFMTKFPEWTPNVQYYSSKEFPQLDHALNYNIRGTLALPVFEGEICVGVLELVMTSQKINYAPEFDKVCKALEATNLKSTGTFDQQATWIYNEDFKIAQSEILELFLAVCETHKLPLAQTWLPQRHQNAMICGKRFSGLTCVPSFAFYVTDAHMWGFREACLEHHLQDEQGLPGRAFSSLNACFCADISLFCKSEYPLVHYARMFGLQSSLTVPVCNNHSEKDTYVLEFFLPHSSTDHKIQLQIAASILATTKESLQNSKVIQWIEPKVEGNFEIIDLSVGKKLRLSPVPELNSQTIDTRHGPETSQSGHVSKEQDFSMQQSSECDVALLKARSDANAENITFSIFEKDGKVTLQFLKQFFGRNLNDAANCLGVSRSTFKRICRQQGIFRWPRMKKTSTTNCFHRITEHVNEAAQMVEEASTSASLAQDPMPGFGSTSSTNMKNPVHHGLLFKQVQATTFAPGTREMQTDKSNTSVTLSSFGISIGADKQVPESRIPSVAALQNGETATIKARYGEYFIKFKLPFSSQLAELENKVADRLKLKIGTFRIQYQDADDDWIIIACNDDLESCLSERRSLGDKAIKMLVESIDM; translated from the exons ATGCCAACCAATAAGAAGATCATGCACAATCATAAGGCAAATACAAAAAGTTCCATTACTATTAAGAATAGAGGAAGCACAAGGAGAATGACTACGATCCAAGGTGGTTCGCTAGGCCCTTACCATCTTCGCAAACCTGAGCTCAAGTTGGCAGTGGAGTTCAAGACTACGGCTCCGGATATGTTTG TAGATCAAGCAACAGAACAactacaaattcaagaatttgaAGAAAGTCAATATCCAGCAACTATGGAATCTCCAATAAATCTTTATAATCTTGACTGCTATTTCAACCTCCCTCCTAGCCCTCCTTTCTCTGACCTTTTGTTATCCCCTTTGTGGAATTCTTCTGATTGCAATGATACTGGAAATTCTGTTGGAAGTGCTATTAGGAGGATCACCGATGATCTACACTTTTCCG GAGATTCTGAATCATATCCTGACGGTTCACCTGGAGATTTTGGTAAAAGCCTCAAAATGAGCCCTTGTAGTATTAAAGAAAGGATCTGTGAGGCACTTAGATACATTGATTCAATGGGAGAGgtcattttaattcaattttgggCACCTGTAAAGGTAAATAGTCAGTTTGTACTTGCAACTAGTGGGCAACCATTTGTTGGTGGTGATTCCACAATTGCGATTCTTCAGTATAGAATGATTTCTCTCATGTATGCTTTCTCTGTTGATGGTACGGATGATGGATGTATTGGGCTTCCTGGACGTGTCTTTATGACGAAATTCCCAGAGTGGACTCCGAATGTCCAATATTACTCGAGCAAAGAATTTCCACAGTTAGATCATGCTTTAAACTACAATATCCGCGGAACCCTGGCTCTTCCGGTGTTTGAAGGAGAGATCTGTGTTGGTGTTCTTGAGCTCGTAATGACATCACAGAAGATCAATTATGCACCAGAGTTTGACAAAGTCTGCAAAGCATTAGAG GCAACCAATCTGAAAAGCACAGGAACATTTGATCAGCAAGCTACATGG ATTtacaatgaagacttcaaaattgCCCAATCGGAAATCCTCGAACTGTTTCTTGCAGTGTGTGAAACTCATAAGTTACCTTTGGCTCAGACCTGGCTTCCTCAAAGGCATCAAAATGCTATGATTTGCGGCAAGAGATTCAGTGGACTAACCTGTGTTCCTAGTTTTGCATTTTATGTAACAGATGCTCATATGTGGGGTTTCCGAGAGGCTTGCTTGGAACATCACTTACAGGATGAACAAGGGCTTCCCGGTAGAGCATTTTCCTCTCTTAATGCATGTTTCTGTGCAGATATAAGCCTATTCTGCAAAAGTGAGTATCCCTTGGTACACTATGCGCGCATGTTTGGGTTGCAGAGCAGTCTTACTGTTCCTGTATGTAATAATCACTCTGAAAAGGACACCTACGTTCTAGAATTCTTCCTGCCTCACAGCAGTACAGACCACAAAATCCAATTGCAAATCGCGGCTTCTATATTGGCAACGACAAAGGAAAGCTTGCAGAATTCTAAGGTTAttcaatggatagaacccaaagtAGAAggaaattttgaaattattgattTGTCTGTTGGCAAGAAGCTTCGTTTATCACCAGTGCCAGAACTAAACTCCCAAACAATAGACACTAGACATGGACCGGAAACCTCACAAAGTGGACATGTTTCAAAAGAACAAGATTTTTCCATGCAGCAAAGTTCAGAATGTGATGTTGCATTACTTAAAGCAAGGAGTGATGCTAATGCAGAAAACATTACATtctcaatttttgaaaaagatggaAAGGTGACGTTACAGTTTCTTAAGCAATTTTTTGGAAGAAATCTCAATGATGCCGCCAATTGCCTTGGAG TTAGTCGATCCACATTCAAGCGAATTTGTAGGCAGCAGGGGATATTCAGATGGCCTCGGATGAAGAAAACAAGTACTACAAATTGTTTTCACCGAATCACAGAGCATGTAAATGAAGCAGCTCAAATGGTTGAAGAAGCATCTACTAGCGCTTCGTTGGCACAAGATCCTATGCCTGGTTTTGGTTCAACCTCTTCAACGAACATGAAGAATCCAGTCCATCATGGTTTGCTATTTAAGCAGGTACAAGCAACCACATTCGCACCTGGAACGAGAGAAATGCAAACTGATAAATCAAATACTTCAGTAACACTCAGCAGTTTTGGTATATCAATCGGAGCAGATAAACAAGTTCCTGAATCCAGAATTCCGTCTGTTGCTGCTTTGCAAAATGGAGAAACTGCAACAATAAAGGCAAGATACGGGGAATACTTCATCAAATTTAAACTTCCGTTCTCATCGCAGTTGGCAGAACTGGAAAACAAGGTAGCTGATAGGCTAAAGTTGAAGATTGGAACTTTTCGTATTCAGTATCAGGACGCGGATGATGACTGGATAATCATAGCTTGTAACGATGATTTGGAAAGTTGTCTAAGCGAACGGAGATCACTGGGTGATAAAGCAATCAAAATGCTGGTAGAAAGCATAGATATGTAA
- the LOC107843867 gene encoding AUGMIN subunit 1 isoform X2 yields MSDIVGGADLSGSVSVTAESSKATGFDANRIAEVKAWLTSQFDAAGKDVPDFEYTPRSINELHKIATLSQAKTQAAVIVANDHRQKAAEYRSQAARIREILESVGLAQESLPSNVVSSAHVLAKVANLLDVRDTELSSLLVAVADLSLRKTAVEEKRAKVQQESKVLLEYTRKAIARLTYLKRTLSQLEDDIAPCEAQMENWKTNLAIMESKERQYLQEYGYYKLFECRLYLIALVTPQRLVTGYWLRWQSIRRIWGRKQNQFLIL; encoded by the exons atgagTGATATAGTGGGGGGAGCTGATCTGTCAGGTTCTGTTTCGGTAACAGCAGAATCATCAAAAGCCACTGGATTCGATGCAAATCGAATTGCTGAAGTGAAAGCTTGGCTTACATCCCAGTTTGATGCTGCGGGTAAAGATGTCCCTGATTTTGAGTACACTCCTCGAAGCATCAATGAATTACACAAAATTGCCACTCTATCGCAAGCCAAAACTCAAGCTGCTGTTATTGTTGCCAATGATCACCGTCAAAAAGCAGCTGAGTACAGGTCCCAAG CTGCTAGGATAAGAGAGATACTGGAGAGCGTAGGATTGGCGCAAGAAAGTTTACCATCTAATGTGGTTTCATCAGCACATGTTCTTGCAAAGGTTGCAAATTTGTTGGATGTTAGAGATACTGAATTAAGTAG TTTACTTGTTGCAGTGGCAGATCTTTCTCTACGGAAAACAGCAGTAGAAGAGAAGAGAGCTAAAGTGCAGCAGGAATCAAAAGTTCTTCTTGAGTACACTCGAAAGGCTATAGCAAGATTGACTTATTTGAAAAG AACCCTTTCACAGCTTGAAGATGATATTGCTCCATGTGAAGCACAAATGGAGAACTGGAAAACAAACTTGGCAATTATGGAGTCAAAAGAGCGGCAGTACTTGCAAGAGTATGGTTATTATAAG CTCTTCGAATGCAGGCTGTACTTAATCGCGTTGGTTACACCCCAGAGATTAGTCACGGGGTATTGGTTGAGATGGCAGAGCATAAGAAGGATTTGGGGAAGAAAACAAAACCAATTCTTGATACTCTGA